One genomic window of Sardina pilchardus chromosome 15, fSarPil1.1, whole genome shotgun sequence includes the following:
- the LOC134102327 gene encoding uncharacterized protein LOC134102327, which produces MSLSDQVEEAKKALRKTRKRKRAPPPSEEEELEFAEEPADLSVAQEEGPAELDDSRSSLVTHVSGEHEFDGSREQREVLTPDEPKAKTPKRRKKPPCVSTGTPREQASASASAASASENSDGPSLPQILRMAESALQQIERLADDFTASGRVPDEPLTSMHQEDLGSDTDSATEDELVVRSRSGGGDAVSTTASRSQRRSQSEGQLSPGTPGSPPGSPPAGPSTAPSTGGKSAKKAAATTKKISGVLGSVCNLVNFQAWRTSLSGNDGRLLGDLALVELDALLGSYLRYLWEGGNRHLTHALMVLQARSIDRYIKSQGCFHCLLRSPELPAAAQLLAEYLRALRERETDGYGALICGASAAEEEELRRAGVLGRGSPAALLHLVLYNNIRAYGPAHLYRMWPAPAGKFRFMRVVPAQVGARPELDCLEWTDPADPEQTPLRMLGTPSDPSRCPLEDFRLYCTKHAGGFLSYSDPVYSNVRPTRGADPASGDWYLRTPISKQRMAKLLAALAQRIQSARATLGALPPV; this is translated from the exons ATGTCACTCTCAGACCAGGTTGAGGAGGCGAAGAAGGCCCTGAggaagacgaggaagaggaagagagcccCTCCCccatcagaggaggaggagttagAGTTTGCAGAGGAGCCAGCTGACCTTAGTGTTGCTCAGGAGGAAGGTCCAGCTGAGTTGGACGACAGCCGAAGCAGCCTTGTCACTCATGTGTCAGGGGAGCATGAGTTTGAtggcagcagagagcagagagaggtcCTGACCCCAGACGAGCCCAAAGCCAAAACTccgaagaggaggaagaagccgCCGTGCGTGAGCACTGGCACGCCACGAGAGCAGGCCTCAGCCTCCGCCTCCGCCGCGTCCGCCTCAGAGAACAGCGACGGCCCCAGTCTTCCCCAGATCCTCAGGATGGCTGAAAGTGCCCTCCAGCAGATTGAGCGCCTCGCCGACGACTTCACGGCCAGCGGGCGTGTCCCTGACGAGCCCCTGACCAGCATGCACCAGGAGGACCTCGGCTCGGACACGGACAGCGCCACAGAGGACGAGCTCGTGGTCAGATCTCGGAGCGGAGGTGGGGACGCAGTGTCCACCACGGCGTCGCGTAGCCAGCGGAGGTCGCAGTCCGAGGGGCAACTCTCCCCTGGCACCCCCGGGTCCCCCCCCGGGTCCCCCCCCGCCGGCCCCTCCACTGCCCCCTCCACCGGGGGCAAGAGCGCCAAGAAGGCAGCAGCGACCACAA AGAAGATCAGTGGAGTTCTGGGAAGCGTGTGCAACCTGGTGAACTTCCAGGCGTGGCGGACGTCGCTGAGTGGGAATGACGGGCGGCTGCTGGGTGACCTGGCGCTGGTGGAGCTGGACGCACTGCTGGGCTCCTACCTGCGCTACCTGTGGGAGGGCGGCAACCGCCACCTCACACACGCCCTCATGGTGCTCCAGGCGCGCAGCATCGACCGCTacatcaag TCGCAGGGCTGCTTCCACTGCTTGCTGCGCTCCCCTGAGTTGCCGGCGGCGGCCCAGCTGCTGGCGGAGTACCTGCGGGCGCTGCGTGAGCGCGAGACGGACGGCTACGGGGCGCTGATCTGCGGCGCCAGcgcggccgaggaggaggagctacGGCGTGCGGGCGTGCTGGGCCGCGGCTCACCTGCCGCGCTGCTGCACCTGGTGCTCTACAACAACATCCGCGCCTACGGCCCCGCGCACCTGTACCGCATGTGGCCCGCGCCCGCCGGCAAGTTCCGCTTCATGCGCGTGGTGCCCGCACAGGTGGGCGCACGCCCCGAGCTGGACTGCCTGGAGTGGACCGACCCCGCCGACCCCgagcag ACGCCGCTGCGGATGCTGGGCACGCCCTCCGACCCCTCGCGCTGCCCCCTGGAGGACTTCCGTCTGTACTGCACCAAGCACGCGGGCGGCTTCCTGAGCTACAGCGACCCGGTCTACTCCAACGTGCGGCCCACACGCGGCGCCGACCCGGCCAGCGGCGACTGGTACCTCCGCACGCCCATCAGCAAGCAGCGCATGGCCAAGCTCCTCGCCGCGCTGGCACAGAGGATCCAGAGCGCCCGCGCCACACTGGGGGCCCTGCCGCCCGTCTAG
- the LOC134102805 gene encoding polypyrimidine tract-binding protein 1-like (The sequence of the model RefSeq protein was modified relative to this genomic sequence to represent the inferred CDS: added 16 bases not found in genome assembly): MAAAFAAPGIISAPFAGAHAFPPAFAIQQAGLAMPGMHGALASLAIPGAAAAGRLAFPQLSGGHCVMLVSNLNPERVTPQCLFILFGVYGDVMRVKILFNKKENALIQMADGTQAQLAMSHLNGQKLQGRAMRVTLSKHTAVQLPREGHEDQGLTKDYSSSPLHRFKKPGSKNYSNIFPPSSTLHLSNIPPAVVEEDLKMLFSSTGALVKGFKFFQKDHKMALIQMGSVEEAIQCLIEFHNHDLGENHHLRVSFSKSTI; encoded by the exons CTGCTCCAGGCATCATCTCCGCTCCGTTTGCAGGAGCGCACGCGTTCCCCCCGGCCTTCGCCATCCAGCAAGCAG GGTTGGCGATGCCGGGTATGCACGGAGCGTTGGCGTCGCTGGCGATCCCTGGCGCTGCTGCAGCGGGAAGACTGGCCTTCCCGCAGCTCTCGGGCGGCCACTGCGTCATGCTGGTCAGCAACCTGAACCCAGAG AGAGTTACGCCACAATGCCTCTTTATTCTTTTCG GTGTATATGGGGATGTGATGCGCGTCAAGATCCTGTTCAACAAGAAGGAGAACGCCCTGATCCAGATGGCCGACGGAACACAGGCACAGCTAG CCATGAGTCACCTGAACGGTCAGAAGCTGCAGGGCCGTGCGATGCGCGTGACGCTGTCCAAGCACACGGCGGTGCAGCTGCCCCGCGAGGGCCACGAGGACCAGGGCCTGACCAAGGACTACAGCAGCTCCCCCCTGCACCGCTTCAAGAAGCCCGGCTCCAAGAACTACTCCAACatcttccccccctcctccaccctgcacCTCTCCAACATCCc gCCCgctgtggtggaggaggacCTGAAGATGCTCTTCTCCAGCACTGGGGCCCTGGTCAAGGGCTTCAAGTTCTTCCA GAAagaccacaagatggcgctgATCCAGATGGGCTCGGTGGAGGAGGCGATCCAGTGCCTGATCGAGTTCCACAACCACGACCTCGGAGAGAACCACCACCTGCGCGTGTCCTTCTCCAAGTCCACCATCTGA